The genomic DNA GATCACAGCGACAGGGAAACACCCGGATCCATTCCGAACCCGGAAGTTAAGCCTTTCAGCGCCGATGGTACTGCACGGGGGACCGTGTGGGAGACTAGGACGTCGCCGGACAACACACACACCTCAGGGTCAACCATTCGTGGTTGACCCTGAGGTATTTGTGCGTCTACTTCCAACTCCAATTCCGAATGCCGCGTGCGCAGATCGTCGGCGGTGACGGGATGAGTGGGGACTCTCCCTGAGCTTGTCGAAGGGCTGCGAAGGGCCAGTGTTCGATGTCGAAGCACTTCTCTTCGTCACTGCGTTGTCCCAAGCCTCAGCGCCTCGGGGCGAAGCCACGAGGGGAGCTACGGAGGGATTTGGTTTCATCCCGACAGCTCCTACGTCCACTGTGCGAACCACAAAGCGCCGGCGACCCGAAGGTCGACCGGCGCTTCGTGCGTTCTAGGGAGCTCAGCGGGCGAAGGACGGAACCTCGAAGTGGTCATGCAGCACCTCGGTGTAGCGCGCCATCAGGGCGTCCGCGGCCGTCACATCGGCGTCCGTGGGGTCGTAGCGACCGGCCACCGGCACGCGCCACTCCGGGAGCTCACCGCTGAGCGCCCAGGCGGCCTGACGCGCGGCACCCACGGCCACGCTCTCGAACGCCTCCGTCACCACGACCGGCAGGCCGAAGACGCTGGTGGCGATGCGGCGTACGGCCTCCGACTGCGAGGCCCCACCGGTCAGGGTGATCGCCGAGATCTCACCGGTCTGCTGACGCAGGACGTCCACGCCGTAAGCCAGGCTCCACAGCACGCCCTCGATGGCCGCACGGGCGAGGTTGGCGGGCTTCATGCTCGACAGCGTGAGGCCGACGAGCTCGCCGGTGGCCTCGGGCAGCGACGGCGTCCGTTCTCCCTCGAGGAAGGGCAGGAACACCAGACCACCGCTGCCGGCGGGCGCCGACAGGGCCAGGCGTGCGAGCTCGTCGAGCGAGACCCCGAGCACCTCGGCGGTGGCGACGAGGTTGCGTGCCCCGTTGAGCGTGCAGACCAGGGGGAGGAACTCGCCCGTGGCGTCCGCGAAGCCGGCGACCGTCCCGCTCGGCTCGTGCGTCGGGGTGGTGCTCCGGGTGAAGGCGGTCCCGCTGGTCCCCAGGGACACGACGGCGGAACCGGACTCGAGCCCGAGACCCAGGCCGGCGGCCATGTTGTCCCCGGTGCCGGCGGCGATGGCGATGCCGTCGGGGGTGTGCCCGACGATCTCGGCCGGCGAGGCAACCCGGGGCAGCTCGACGGAGCGGCCCAGGGCGCGCTGCACCAGGTCGTCCCGGTACTCCCCGTCGGACGCGTCGTAGTAGCAGGTGCCCGAGGCGTCGCCCCGGTCCGTGACGGGCGCGAACGAGCGGCCGCCGAGCTCCCAGGTCAGG from Microlunatus sagamiharensis includes the following:
- the xylB gene encoding xylulokinase, encoding MTLVAGVDSSTQSVKIVVCDAETGEVVRSGRASHPEGTEVSAAAWWDAYRKAASTPGLLEDVEAIAVGGQQHGMVTLDEQGGLVRDALLWNDTRSAQDARDLVDELGGGQAWADAVGTVPLASMTVTKLRWLARAEPETAKRVASVILPHDYLTWELGGRSFAPVTDRGDASGTCYYDASDGEYRDDLVQRALGRSVELPRVASPAEIVGHTPDGIAIAAGTGDNMAAGLGLGLESGSAVVSLGTSGTAFTRSTTPTHEPSGTVAGFADATGEFLPLVCTLNGARNLVATAEVLGVSLDELARLALSAPAGSGGLVFLPFLEGERTPSLPEATGELVGLTLSSMKPANLARAAIEGVLWSLAYGVDVLRQQTGEISAITLTGGASQSEAVRRIATSVFGLPVVVTEAFESVAVGAARQAAWALSGELPEWRVPVAGRYDPTDADVTAADALMARYTEVLHDHFEVPSFAR